The genomic region GTGATTCTTGAACAGGGGCGCATCGTCGAGCGTTACCAAAGCCTGATGAACGCGGGCGTGCGGGTACCTGCCTTCATCGAACAACTGACCGGCATCAGCAACGCCATGCTGCGCACCGCGCCTTCGGCCGAGCAAGTGATGAACGAGGTCAACGAATTCGTCGGCATCACACCGCTGCTGGCGCACAACGCTGCGTTCGACCAGAAGTTCTGGGACTACGAGCTCGGGCGGATCAAGCGCACACGCTTGCAGAACTTTGCCTGCTCGCTGTTACTCGCCCGCCGCCTGATGCCCGCCGCGCCGAACCACAAACTCGGCACCCTCACCACCTTCGCCAGCCTGCCCGATACCGGCAAGGCTCACCGGGCCATGGCCGACGCGGAAATGGCGGCCAACCTGACGGCGCATCTGGCCCAGGAGTTGTGGCAAAAGCACGGGTTGCGTGAGTTGTCCCATGATTTGTTGTGCAGCTTGCAGAAAGTGCCGGCGGCGAAGATCAATGAGCATCTGAAGCGGCATCGTGGGTTCTGAGTCGAACCTAAACCCTGTGGGAGCTTGGCACATCACGCTTTGCCATTCCCCTCCAGTTGCCCTAACGGCACCCGCTTCTCGATGGCGCTGGACAACACAATCGAGGTCTTGCTGAACCCGAACGTGGCAATCCGGTTGATCAACTCTTCCAGCTCCGGCATCGAGCCCACCGCCGCTTGCATGATCACGCACGGATCACCGGTGACGCGATGGCACTCGGTCAGCTGTGGGATTTTGATCAGTTCGTCGTAGGTTTTCTGGTTACCGTGCTGGTTCAGGCGCAGTTCGATGACGCACTGGATCGGCAGGCCGATCTTGGACATGTCGACTTTCGCCTGGTAACCGGTGATCACCCCACAGGCCTCAAGTTTGGCGACGCGTTCGGCCACTGCCGGAGCGGACAGGTTCACCTTGCGCGCCAGATCGGCGTAGGACGCACGACCGTTTTCCAACAGGGCGCTGAGGAGCATGCGGTCGTATTTGTCCATCGTGGCATTCCTGAAAAATGACTGACTTTCGAAAGCACGGTTTATAGCGTCGAACTCCGTGTTTTGAAAAGTGTGCCGGCGCTATAAACAGGTTTTGTAGCTTATTTTCCGTGGTTGGCCTTTCTAGAATAGCTGCTCTCTTTGTCTTGTTCTCGAGCTGCCCATGCCTGGCCTACGCCGTTTTTCCTTACCGCTGATCGCTGCTTTTTTCGCGCTGTACGTGATTTGGGGATCGACCTACCTGGTGATTCGAATCGGCGTGCAGTACTGGCCGCCGTTGTTGCTCGCCGGTATCCGCTTCGTGATCGCCGGAACGTTGATGTACGCGTACCTGCGCTGGCGTGGGGCACCGGCACCGACCTGGGCGCAGTGGAAAGCGGCGGGGATCATCGGGATCTTGCTGCTGACGTGCGGTAACGGTGCGGTGAGCGTCGCCGAGCATACGGGCGTGGCCTCTGGCGTGGCCGCGCTGGCGGTGGCGACGGTGCCGCTGTTTACCTTGCTGTGCGGATATTTCTGGGGCGCGCGTAATACCCGTCTCGAATGGGCCGGGATTGTGCTCGGGCTGATCGGCATTGCCATGCTCAACCTCGGTTCAAACCTGCAGTCGAGCCCGTTGGGCGCGGCATTGTTGGTGTTCGCGGCGGCGTCCTGGGCCTTCGGCTCGGTGTGGAGCAAACACTTGCCGTTGCCTCAAGGCGCGATGGCCAGTGCCGTGGAAATGCTGGTGGGCGGCGTGGTGTTGCTGATCGGCAGCGCGGCGAGCGGCGAGCGTCTCGAAAGTCTGCCGCCGATCGAAGGCTGGGCGGCGCTGGCGTACCTGACGATTTTCGGTTCGATCATTGCCTTCAATGCCTACATGTACCTGCTGAAACATGTGCGTCCGGCGGCGGCCACCAGTTATGCCTACGTCAACCCGGCGGTGGCGGTGTTGCTGGGGATCGTATTTGTTGGCGAGACCATCGGTATCGAGGAGGCGCTGGCCATGGCGGTGATCATCAGTGCCGTGGTGTTGATCGGGATGCCGCAGTGGCGCCGTGCTGCAGATCGGCCTGCCGCAGTGGTGCCGACAGAATCCCGCGCGAATTAGGGTAAACTGCGCGCCATTGCACACTTGTTTCGCACAATCGCGCTGATTTTTCCTACGGTACTCCCATGACTTTCGCCACCCTTGGCCTGATCGAACCCTTGCTGCGCGCCCTCGAGACGCTTGGCTACCAGACTCCGACGCCGGTTCAGACGCAAGCGATTCCGGCGGTGCTGGCCGGTCGCGACCTGATGGCCGCGGCCCAGACCGGCACCGGCAAAACCGCTGGTTTCGCCTTGCCGCTGTTGCAATTGCTGGCCATGGAAGGGCCGAAAGTCAGCGCCAACTCGGTGCGCGCACTGATTCTGGTGCCGACCCGCGAGCTGGCCGAGCAGGTTCACGAAGCGGTGCGCCAGTACGCCGAGAACCTGCCGTTGAGCACCTACGCGGTATACGGCGGCGTCAGCATCAACCCGCAAATGATGAAGCTGCGCAAAGGCGTCGACCTGTTGGTGGCGACCCCGGGCCGTTTGCTCGACCTGTTCCGCCAGAACGCGCTCAAGTTCAACCAGTTGCAAACCCTGGTGCTGGACGAAGCCGATCGCATGCTCGATCTGGGCTTTTCTGAGGAACTGGGGAATATCTATAAAGCCCTGCCGAAGAAACGTCAGACGCTGCTGTTCTCTGCAACGTTCTCCGATGCCATCCGCACGCTGGCCGGGCAAATGCTCAACGACCCGCTGAGCGTCGAAGTCAGCCCGCGCAACGTAGCCGCCAACACCGTCAAGCAATGGGTAGTGACGGTGGACAAGAAGCGCAAGCCGGAGTTGTTCGTGCACTTGATGCGCAAGGGCAAGTGGAAGCAGGTGCTGGTGTTCGCCAAGACCCGCAACGGTGTAGACGCGTTGGTGGAAAAACTCCAGGGCCTGGGCGTCAATGCCGACGGTATTCACGGCGATAAACCTCAGGCGACCCGTCAGCGGGCGCTGGATCGGTTCAAGGCCAGCGAAGTGCAGATCCTTGTGGCCACCGACGTGGCAGCACGTGGTCTGGATATCGAAGATTTGCCATTGGTGGTCAACTTCGACCTGCCGATCGTGGCAGAGGACTACATCCACCGCATCGGTCGTACCGGCCGTGCGGGTGCAACCGGGCAGGCGATTTCGCTGGTCTGCGCCGATG from Pseudomonas sp. GGS8 harbors:
- a CDS encoding PolC-type DNA polymerase III, whose product is MERIAVIDFETTGISPSSSCRATEIAVVILEQGRIVERYQSLMNAGVRVPAFIEQLTGISNAMLRTAPSAEQVMNEVNEFVGITPLLAHNAAFDQKFWDYELGRIKRTRLQNFACSLLLARRLMPAAPNHKLGTLTTFASLPDTGKAHRAMADAEMAANLTAHLAQELWQKHGLRELSHDLLCSLQKVPAAKINEHLKRHRGF
- the yedA gene encoding drug/metabolite exporter YedA gives rise to the protein MPGLRRFSLPLIAAFFALYVIWGSTYLVIRIGVQYWPPLLLAGIRFVIAGTLMYAYLRWRGAPAPTWAQWKAAGIIGILLLTCGNGAVSVAEHTGVASGVAALAVATVPLFTLLCGYFWGARNTRLEWAGIVLGLIGIAMLNLGSNLQSSPLGAALLVFAAASWAFGSVWSKHLPLPQGAMASAVEMLVGGVVLLIGSAASGERLESLPPIEGWAALAYLTIFGSIIAFNAYMYLLKHVRPAAATSYAYVNPAVAVLLGIVFVGETIGIEEALAMAVIISAVVLIGMPQWRRAADRPAAVVPTESRAN
- a CDS encoding Lrp/AsnC family transcriptional regulator is translated as MDKYDRMLLSALLENGRASYADLARKVNLSAPAVAERVAKLEACGVITGYQAKVDMSKIGLPIQCVIELRLNQHGNQKTYDELIKIPQLTECHRVTGDPCVIMQAAVGSMPELEELINRIATFGFSKTSIVLSSAIEKRVPLGQLEGNGKA
- a CDS encoding DEAD/DEAH box helicase, giving the protein MTFATLGLIEPLLRALETLGYQTPTPVQTQAIPAVLAGRDLMAAAQTGTGKTAGFALPLLQLLAMEGPKVSANSVRALILVPTRELAEQVHEAVRQYAENLPLSTYAVYGGVSINPQMMKLRKGVDLLVATPGRLLDLFRQNALKFNQLQTLVLDEADRMLDLGFSEELGNIYKALPKKRQTLLFSATFSDAIRTLAGQMLNDPLSVEVSPRNVAANTVKQWVVTVDKKRKPELFVHLMRKGKWKQVLVFAKTRNGVDALVEKLQGLGVNADGIHGDKPQATRQRALDRFKASEVQILVATDVAARGLDIEDLPLVVNFDLPIVAEDYIHRIGRTGRAGATGQAISLVCADEVNQLSAIEMLTRQTLTRQMEPDFEPEHRVPDTDASGQVIKKPKKPKKPKASGGGKRNLGKWVESGEASAPEPSIKPVRKVPVFNTGPRKRKP